A single Dehalococcoidia bacterium DNA region contains:
- the mtnP gene encoding S-methyl-5'-thioadenosine phosphorylase, producing MTKVGIIGGSGLDDPQLLKSAKEKHITTPYGNPSSALTVGAIEGREIVIISRHGKQHTIPPTHVNFRANIHALQSQGCTHILATTACGSLREEIGRGDLVILDQFIDFTRFRPITYFDTFPAGAENAKHTAMSDPFDESLRQRLIASAAELGLSFHKTGTVVTIEGPRFSTRAESRMFRIWGADVVNMSIAPEAILANEAKIPYAAVAISTDYDCWKTDEAPVEWAEVLRIFEKNVERVKELLLKTIKSL from the coding sequence ATGACAAAAGTCGGTATTATTGGAGGTTCCGGGCTCGATGACCCGCAGTTGTTGAAATCCGCTAAAGAGAAGCATATCACGACGCCTTACGGTAATCCGAGCTCGGCGCTAACGGTCGGCGCGATCGAAGGGCGCGAAATCGTCATCATTTCGCGGCACGGCAAGCAGCATACCATCCCGCCGACGCATGTCAATTTCAGGGCTAATATTCATGCGCTGCAAAGCCAGGGCTGCACGCACATCCTGGCGACGACGGCCTGCGGCTCCCTGCGGGAGGAGATCGGGCGGGGGGACCTTGTCATCCTGGACCAGTTCATCGATTTCACACGCTTCCGGCCGATAACCTATTTCGACACCTTCCCTGCCGGCGCGGAGAACGCCAAACACACCGCGATGTCCGACCCGTTCGACGAGTCACTGCGGCAGAGGCTCATCGCGAGTGCTGCTGAGCTGGGGCTGAGTTTCCATAAGACGGGCACGGTGGTCACCATCGAAGGGCCGCGGTTCTCAACTAGGGCTGAGTCCCGTATGTTCAGGATTTGGGGTGCCGATGTTGTCAACATGAGCATCGCCCCTGAGGCCATCCTCGCCAATGAGGCCAAAATCCCATACGCCGCGGTAGCTATATCGACGGATTACGATTGCTGGAAGACGGATGAGGCGCCTGTTGAATGGGCTGAGGTGCTCCGCATCTTTGAGAAGAACGTTGAGCGCGTGAAGGAACTGTTGCTGAAGACGATTAAATCGTTGTAG
- the tyrS gene encoding tyrosine--tRNA ligase, whose amino-acid sequence MEHVRKPTKEEMKRLLERGVTDIILRNEMVKLLESGKQLRLKQGFDPSRPDIHLGHVVGLRKLRQFQELGHQVILIVGDWTAQIGDPSGKSQTRTMLSAEEVRANAETYMKQFFKVIDKEKTQVEWQSQWFGKFTLADVIKLTSKFTVAQMLERDDFSKRYADNKPIAITEFLYPLLQAYDSIMIKSDVEFGGTDQMFNCLVGRQLQQMEGQRPQQVFLMPLLVGTDGVQKMSKSLDNYIAVEENPNDMYGKVLSIPDAIIMNYFELLTDMPDADLDEHRKALASNSINPMELKKKLAREIVEQFHDKQAAADAQAHFEKTVQKKEMPDEIPEFRTPISAEPVQLANLITAAGLAESKSAARRLLTQGAVELDGQKVTAETAVIKNGSILKAGKRRFVKIVDKEK is encoded by the coding sequence ATGGAACATGTGAGAAAGCCGACAAAAGAAGAGATGAAGCGCCTGCTGGAACGCGGCGTGACCGATATCATCCTGCGCAATGAGATGGTCAAGCTGCTCGAATCAGGGAAGCAGCTGCGCCTCAAGCAGGGCTTCGACCCCAGCCGCCCCGACATCCACCTCGGGCATGTCGTCGGCCTGCGCAAGCTGCGCCAGTTCCAGGAGCTGGGCCACCAGGTCATCCTCATCGTCGGCGACTGGACAGCGCAGATCGGCGACCCCAGCGGCAAATCGCAGACCCGCACCATGCTCTCCGCCGAGGAGGTGCGCGCCAACGCCGAGACCTACATGAAGCAATTCTTCAAGGTCATCGATAAGGAAAAGACGCAGGTGGAGTGGCAGAGCCAGTGGTTCGGCAAGTTCACCCTGGCCGATGTCATCAAGCTCACGAGCAAGTTCACCGTGGCGCAGATGCTGGAGCGCGACGATTTCTCCAAGCGCTACGCCGACAACAAGCCCATCGCCATCACCGAGTTCCTTTATCCTTTATTGCAGGCTTACGACTCGATCATGATAAAGTCCGATGTCGAGTTCGGCGGCACCGACCAGATGTTCAACTGTCTGGTGGGGCGCCAGCTGCAGCAGATGGAGGGACAGAGGCCGCAGCAGGTCTTCCTCATGCCGCTCCTCGTGGGCACGGACGGTGTGCAGAAGATGAGCAAGAGCCTGGATAACTACATCGCCGTGGAAGAGAACCCCAACGACATGTACGGCAAAGTCCTCAGCATCCCCGACGCGATAATAATGAACTACTTCGAGCTTCTCACCGACATGCCCGACGCAGACTTGGACGAGCACCGCAAAGCGCTGGCCTCCAATTCGATAAACCCGATGGAGCTCAAGAAGAAGCTGGCCCGCGAGATAGTGGAGCAGTTCCACGACAAGCAGGCGGCCGCCGACGCGCAGGCGCATTTCGAGAAGACGGTGCAGAAGAAGGAAATGCCGGATGAGATACCGGAATTCCGCACGCCCATAAGCGCCGAGCCCGTTCAGCTTGCGAACCTGATTACAGCCGCAGGCCTAGCCGAGAGCAAGAGCGCCGCCCGACGCCTGCTAACTCAAGGCGCGGTCGAGCTCGACGGGCAGAAGGTGACCGCCGAAACGGCGGTGATAAAGAACGGGAGCATCCTCAAGGCGGGCAAGCGGCGGTTTGTGAAGATTGTGGATAAGGAGAAGTAG
- a CDS encoding bifunctional riboflavin kinase/FAD synthetase, whose translation MLIEEELALIAPKRDTALTIGVFDGVHLGHQLLISKVKEKAAEKNLESVVVTFLHHPRLILGHQSQITFITSIEERVKLLKNLGIDHVVTLSFTHELSRLSARQYIDLMMRHLKMQEIVVGPDFALGKGREGNIQSLQTLSEELGFGIEVVPPLLHQGEVISSTAIRGALARGEIGKINKFLGRRFALNGQVEHGDSRGKTLGYPTANLVPEEEQALPADGVYACYALLDGKRYKGVLNIGVRPTFRGEHRTIEVFIVDFNGDLYGQEMTLELVDRLRDEMKFPGPEELKAQMSKDVELARVLLEQSKTNV comes from the coding sequence ATGCTCATAGAAGAAGAACTGGCATTAATCGCACCGAAGCGCGACACCGCGCTAACGATTGGCGTATTCGACGGCGTCCACCTGGGACACCAGCTACTGATAAGCAAGGTCAAAGAAAAAGCCGCGGAGAAGAATCTCGAAAGCGTCGTCGTAACATTCTTACATCACCCGCGATTGATACTGGGGCATCAAAGCCAGATAACGTTCATCACCAGCATCGAAGAGCGCGTAAAGCTACTGAAGAACCTGGGCATCGACCACGTCGTAACGCTGTCTTTCACGCACGAGCTTTCCCGGCTCAGCGCCCGCCAGTATATCGACCTGATGATGCGCCATCTCAAGATGCAGGAAATTGTAGTCGGGCCCGACTTCGCGCTGGGCAAGGGCAGGGAAGGGAACATACAATCGCTACAGACTCTGAGCGAGGAGCTCGGCTTTGGGATCGAGGTCGTGCCGCCCCTGCTGCACCAGGGAGAAGTGATCAGCAGTACGGCGATTCGCGGCGCGCTGGCACGCGGCGAGATCGGCAAGATAAACAAGTTTTTGGGACGTCGATTTGCGTTGAACGGCCAGGTGGAGCACGGCGATTCGCGCGGCAAAACGCTGGGGTATCCCACGGCGAACCTTGTACCAGAGGAGGAACAGGCGCTGCCCGCCGACGGCGTCTACGCCTGCTATGCCCTGCTGGACGGCAAGCGCTATAAGGGCGTGCTGAACATCGGGGTGCGTCCCACTTTCAGAGGCGAACACCGCACCATCGAGGTCTTTATCGTGGATTTCAACGGCGATCTGTACGGTCAGGAGATGACCCTTGAGCTCGTGGACCGTCTGCGCGATGAGATGAAGTTCCCGGGGCCCGAGGAATTGAAGGCTCAGATGTCAAAAGACGTGGAGTTGGCACGAGTTCTGCTGGAACAGTCCAAGACAAATGTATAG
- the aroF gene encoding 3-deoxy-7-phosphoheptulonate synthase, with protein sequence MLIVMHQGHSEKDVVELLDRLSQMGFTGHVSQGVERTVVGVVGQTYPQLKDTFETWPQVEEVVPISKPFKLACREFKPEPTTIKVGNVTIGGNKLAVMAGPCAVESEEQVISVAQAVKAAGANILRGGAYKPSTSPYSFRGLGKQGLKLLEKAGKATGMPVITEVMSPEDVELVAEYADILQVGARSMQNFFLLDEVGKSKKPVMLKRGLAATIQEWLLSAEYILSQGNNKVIMCARGIRTFETYTRNTMDLDSIPIIKKLSHLPIIADPSHGTGKWYLVTPMALAAVAAGADGLMVEVHPTPDTALKDGAQSLTFENFNRLMTLVTPVASSIGRSMP encoded by the coding sequence ATGCTCATCGTAATGCATCAGGGACATTCGGAAAAGGACGTAGTGGAACTCCTTGACCGGCTCAGCCAGATGGGCTTCACCGGCCACGTATCGCAGGGCGTGGAACGCACCGTGGTCGGCGTGGTAGGGCAAACATATCCACAGCTGAAAGACACGTTTGAGACATGGCCTCAGGTGGAAGAGGTCGTTCCAATAAGCAAGCCTTTCAAGCTGGCCTGCAGGGAGTTCAAGCCTGAACCCACTACAATCAAGGTCGGCAATGTGACTATCGGCGGCAACAAGCTGGCCGTCATGGCCGGGCCGTGCGCCGTGGAGAGCGAGGAGCAGGTGATATCCGTCGCCCAGGCGGTGAAGGCGGCGGGGGCCAACATCCTGCGCGGCGGCGCCTATAAGCCATCCACATCTCCGTACAGTTTCCGCGGCCTGGGCAAACAGGGTTTGAAGCTGCTGGAAAAGGCCGGCAAAGCAACGGGCATGCCTGTGATCACCGAGGTAATGAGCCCCGAGGATGTGGAATTGGTAGCGGAATACGCCGACATCCTTCAAGTTGGGGCGCGCAGCATGCAGAACTTCTTCCTCCTCGACGAGGTCGGCAAGAGCAAGAAGCCGGTCATGCTTAAGCGCGGGCTGGCCGCGACGATTCAGGAGTGGCTGCTCTCCGCCGAATACATACTGTCTCAGGGAAACAACAAAGTAATCATGTGCGCCAGGGGCATCAGGACGTTCGAGACCTATACGCGCAATACGATGGATTTGGACTCGATACCGATAATCAAGAAGCTGAGCCATCTGCCCATCATCGCCGACCCGAGCCACGGCACGGGCAAATGGTATCTGGTAACGCCGATGGCGCTGGCCGCGGTGGCCGCCGGAGCCGACGGCCTCATGGTGGAGGTGCACCCCACACCCGACACCGCTCTGAAGGACGGCGCTCAGTCGCTTACTTTCGAGAACTTCAACCGTCTCATGACGCTTGTTACACCCGTGGCATCATCGATCGGACGGAGCATGCCGTAG
- the aroH gene encoding chorismate mutase, with amino-acid sequence MKCRGIRGATTVDANTKQSIYASTKELLHEIIKANGVGNDDITSIIFTVTDDLNAAFPARAAREMGMSNTPLLCSREINVPDSLQSCLRILILFNTDKKPDDIKHIYLKGAAVLRSDDGDCDAEE; translated from the coding sequence ATGAAATGCCGCGGTATTAGAGGAGCTACAACGGTCGATGCCAACACAAAGCAAAGCATATACGCATCGACAAAAGAGCTGCTCCATGAAATAATCAAAGCAAACGGCGTCGGCAACGACGATATCACAAGCATTATCTTCACGGTCACTGACGATTTGAACGCAGCCTTCCCGGCCAGGGCGGCTCGCGAGATGGGCATGTCGAACACACCGCTCCTCTGCAGCCGTGAGATAAACGTGCCGGACAGCCTGCAATCATGCCTGCGCATACTTATCCTGTTCAATACCGATAAGAAGCCGGACGATATAAAACATATTTATCTCAAAGGGGCCGCCGTCCTGAGGTCGGATGATGGCGACTGCGATGCGGAGGAATAA
- a CDS encoding type II CAAX endopeptidase family protein produces the protein MMEENLQQNKSPEPVPWTIGDVGKATLLTIVSTVAIIGLLVVFLALFALSGSDWVLESWFILIIAGLPLYALMILAVWLFSVRKYRCGWRALGFRNSNVNGLLLGASVVLLGIAVGSLYDFIIVQTGADSPSSLPADFVGTWYNWTMLGLFAMVVAPIAEETFFRGFMLPGISKRFGKGWGIVVSAFIFALAHLQPGAMVPIFLLGLLLAWLYIKTKSIWPCIFAHFTYNSIAFIFMIIS, from the coding sequence ATGATGGAAGAAAACCTCCAACAGAACAAAAGCCCGGAACCGGTGCCCTGGACAATAGGAGATGTCGGTAAAGCGACCCTTCTCACAATCGTCTCCACTGTCGCTATTATAGGGCTCCTGGTTGTGTTTCTTGCGCTTTTCGCATTGTCGGGCTCAGACTGGGTGCTCGAAAGCTGGTTTATACTTATCATCGCGGGGCTCCCCCTTTACGCGCTGATGATTCTCGCCGTGTGGCTCTTCAGCGTTCGCAAATACAGATGCGGATGGCGCGCGCTGGGCTTCCGCAACAGCAACGTCAATGGGCTTTTGCTCGGCGCGTCCGTTGTACTCTTAGGCATAGCCGTCGGCTCTCTATACGACTTCATAATCGTGCAGACGGGAGCCGATTCGCCCTCGTCCCTGCCAGCCGATTTCGTGGGAACGTGGTACAACTGGACCATGCTCGGTCTTTTCGCTATGGTCGTAGCGCCCATAGCCGAGGAGACATTCTTCAGGGGTTTCATGCTGCCCGGAATCAGCAAACGCTTCGGAAAAGGCTGGGGGATAGTTGTCAGCGCGTTTATTTTCGCCTTAGCCCACCTGCAACCCGGCGCCATGGTGCCCATTTTCCTGTTAGGACTGCTTTTAGCATGGCTTTACATCAAGACCAAATCTATCTGGCCGTGCATCTTTGCGCACTTCACCTACAATTCCATTGCTTTCATATTTATGATAATATCTTAA
- a CDS encoding CoA transferase produces the protein MSSKRRLALGGVRVIDLSQVFAGPYATKLLADMGAEVIRIECAARSGRGGSLPRMKPGGDFGASFPGGDTGEHSYNRFAYYNEVNRNKYAITIDLSKPRGVDVFKRLVTISDVVVENFSPRVMHNFGLDYAVLKDINPKIIMISISAYGQDGPYRDCVSYGEGIEAMSGLSKLTAYPDGAPLKPGVAYADAAAGLHAAFAIMAALRYRQNKGVGQYIDLSMREALTPLLGEACMDYQMNHRPVRPIGNQHPKIAPHGCYRAKGNDKWIAIAIESDGEWQALREAMGDTTWSRDGKFDTNDGRLAHRDELDELIGNWTSACDNIELAEILQSHGIKAGAVLDAAELVNDPHLKERGFFTEIEHPEAGKHILPGISWKMSHTHGRIERPAPCFGEHNRYVLGELLGMSEADIEELAQAGVTAEAPLPYTDI, from the coding sequence ATGTCATCTAAACGCAGGCTGGCCCTCGGCGGCGTGCGCGTCATCGACCTTTCGCAGGTCTTCGCCGGGCCGTATGCTACAAAGCTGCTGGCCGACATGGGGGCCGAGGTCATCCGCATCGAGTGCGCCGCCAGGTCGGGGCGGGGCGGCTCACTGCCAAGGATGAAGCCGGGCGGGGACTTCGGGGCATCATTCCCCGGCGGCGACACGGGCGAGCACTCCTACAACCGCTTCGCCTACTACAACGAGGTCAACCGCAACAAATACGCCATAACCATCGACCTGTCGAAACCGCGCGGCGTCGATGTATTCAAACGTCTTGTGACGATAAGCGACGTGGTGGTGGAGAATTTCTCCCCCCGCGTCATGCACAACTTCGGGCTCGATTATGCGGTGCTGAAAGACATCAATCCTAAAATAATAATGATATCGATCTCCGCATACGGGCAAGACGGACCGTACCGCGACTGCGTATCCTACGGCGAGGGAATAGAGGCCATGAGCGGTCTATCGAAACTTACCGCTTACCCGGACGGCGCGCCGCTCAAGCCGGGCGTGGCCTACGCCGACGCCGCCGCGGGCCTGCACGCCGCCTTCGCCATCATGGCAGCGCTGCGTTATCGACAAAACAAAGGCGTCGGGCAATACATCGACCTGTCCATGCGCGAGGCGCTCACGCCCCTGCTCGGCGAGGCGTGTATGGATTACCAGATGAATCATCGACCGGTGCGACCAATAGGAAATCAGCACCCCAAAATAGCCCCCCACGGCTGCTACCGCGCAAAAGGCAACGATAAATGGATAGCGATCGCTATCGAGTCCGACGGGGAGTGGCAGGCTCTACGCGAGGCTATGGGCGACACGACATGGAGTCGCGATGGCAAATTCGACACGAACGACGGCAGGCTGGCGCACCGGGATGAGCTCGACGAACTGATCGGTAATTGGACGAGCGCTTGCGACAATATCGAGCTTGCGGAGATACTTCAGTCGCACGGCATCAAGGCCGGAGCCGTGCTTGACGCCGCCGAACTGGTAAACGACCCGCACCTCAAGGAGCGCGGCTTCTTCACAGAGATAGAACACCCGGAGGCGGGGAAACACATTTTGCCGGGCATATCGTGGAAGATGAGCCACACCCACGGCCGCATCGAGCGACCCGCCCCGTGCTTCGGCGAGCACAACCGCTACGTCCTCGGCGAGCTGCTCGGCATGAGCGAAGCGGATATCGAGGAACTGGCACAGGCGGGTGTGACAGCGGAGGCCCCGCTGCCGTATACTGACATATGA
- a CDS encoding CoA transferase — MAEGALSGLTVLDLSENISGPYCTKLLADYGATVIKIEKPIIGDDSRHASNLDQFCRGEPACSPTSGRHTGLPLRDTLNNPDIEKNGLFLLLNTSKKSITLNIDDKSGRDIFKRLVKHADIIVENFKPGTMKNLGIDYAALAKLKSGIIMASISYFGQTGPHRDWNGCDLVAQAMGGLMRLTGDPDREPLKLPLSQAEYQAGLNAAVAILCAVFYRDATGEGQYIDVSVQEAVASILEGAVSTYSYSGTVLNRTGARHRSKCPAALMKAKNGYVHMESSAYWDHFATMVEAPQLLQPHLASILRYRHTNEVEADIRPWVESRTADEIFETGQQWRMPVAKVMGVEELDVDPQYESRKYFQEIDHLPAGTIKYPGAPFKMSETPADINRVPLLGEHNDEIYIDTLKLSRDEMGKLRERNVI, encoded by the coding sequence GTGGCTGAAGGCGCGCTCTCCGGACTTACGGTTCTGGACCTCTCCGAGAACATCTCGGGGCCTTACTGCACCAAGCTGCTTGCCGATTACGGCGCAACCGTCATCAAGATCGAAAAGCCCATAATCGGAGACGACAGCCGGCACGCCTCCAACCTCGACCAATTTTGTAGGGGCGAACCTGCGTGTTCGCCCACATCGGGCAGACACACGGGTCTGCCCCTACGGGATACCCTGAATAATCCCGACATCGAAAAGAACGGACTCTTCCTCCTGCTCAACACGAGCAAGAAAAGCATCACATTAAATATCGACGACAAATCCGGCCGCGATATATTCAAGCGACTGGTAAAACATGCCGATATCATCGTCGAAAATTTCAAGCCGGGGACGATGAAGAATCTCGGAATCGACTACGCGGCGTTAGCGAAACTTAAATCCGGCATCATAATGGCTTCGATATCCTATTTCGGGCAGACCGGGCCGCACCGCGACTGGAACGGCTGCGACCTGGTTGCTCAAGCGATGGGCGGGCTCATGCGCCTCACCGGTGATCCCGACCGTGAGCCGCTCAAGCTGCCTCTCTCCCAGGCCGAGTACCAGGCCGGGCTCAACGCCGCCGTCGCTATACTCTGCGCTGTGTTCTACCGCGACGCGACCGGCGAAGGGCAGTACATTGACGTGTCGGTTCAGGAAGCCGTCGCCTCGATACTGGAGGGTGCCGTCAGCACCTACAGCTACAGCGGAACGGTGCTGAACCGCACCGGCGCGCGCCACCGCTCCAAATGCCCCGCGGCGCTAATGAAGGCCAAAAACGGATACGTACACATGGAGTCCAGCGCCTACTGGGACCATTTTGCGACCATGGTCGAAGCGCCGCAGCTCCTGCAGCCTCACCTGGCGTCTATCCTGCGATACCGGCACACCAACGAGGTGGAGGCGGATATACGACCGTGGGTGGAAAGCCGCACAGCGGACGAGATATTCGAAACGGGTCAGCAATGGCGAATGCCGGTGGCCAAGGTCATGGGCGTCGAGGAGCTCGACGTCGATCCGCAATACGAGTCGAGAAAATATTTTCAGGAGATCGACCACCTCCCAGCCGGAACGATTAAATACCCCGGAGCGCCGTTCAAAATGAGCGAGACGCCCGCCGACATCAATCGGGTCCCGCTGCTGGGAGAGCACAACGATGAGATATATATCGACACCCTGAAGCTAAGTCGCGATGAAATGGGAAAACTGAGGGAGCGCAATGTCATCTAA
- the rph gene encoding ribonuclease PH produces the protein MKRRDGRANNQMRPVKITTGFQPYADGSALITLGNTKVICAVGLEERVPAFLKGQGRGWITAEYGMLPRSTNTRISREDSLKGGRTREIQRLIGRSLRAVVDLDALGERMLMVDCDVLQADGGTRTAAITGSYVALVQALNTLRAKEIISSNPIKSAVAATSVGVVAGEELLDLCYDEDSWAEVDFNVVMTGEGKFVEVQGTAEENPFSKKTIDTILAMAETGIKQLFAVQKEAVDSLKR, from the coding sequence ATGAAAAGGCGGGACGGACGAGCCAACAACCAGATGCGCCCGGTCAAGATAACCACCGGCTTCCAGCCCTATGCCGACGGCTCGGCGCTTATCACGCTGGGCAACACAAAGGTCATCTGCGCGGTCGGGCTTGAGGAGCGCGTGCCCGCCTTCCTCAAGGGCCAGGGGCGGGGCTGGATCACCGCCGAGTACGGCATGCTCCCCCGCTCGACAAACACCAGGATATCGCGCGAGGACAGCCTCAAGGGCGGGCGCACCCGCGAGATACAGCGCCTCATCGGGCGCTCGCTGCGGGCGGTGGTGGACCTGGACGCGCTGGGCGAGCGCATGCTCATGGTCGACTGCGACGTGCTCCAGGCCGACGGAGGCACCAGGACGGCCGCAATCACCGGCTCATACGTCGCGCTGGTCCAGGCGCTCAACACGCTCAGAGCGAAAGAGATAATATCATCGAACCCCATCAAGAGCGCCGTGGCCGCGACGAGCGTGGGCGTGGTCGCGGGCGAGGAGCTGCTCGACCTGTGCTACGACGAGGACTCGTGGGCCGAGGTTGATTTCAACGTGGTCATGACCGGCGAGGGCAAGTTCGTGGAAGTGCAGGGCACTGCCGAGGAAAATCCCTTCAGCAAAAAGACCATCGACACTATCCTGGCGATGGCGGAGACAGGCATAAAGCAACTGTTCGCGGTGCAAAAAGAAGCGGTGGACAGCCTCAAGAGGTGA
- a CDS encoding DGQHR domain-containing protein codes for MSFIDPLEAAELRRKLTNDPSQLGKLYASKKSDFHVKNVAHNLVEGFLNEGWEEFGKPLKTKTRLRKAKSHNDKFEDDIWCQFYELGFRHLNFTNDFKLPFGKDPLEKKQIDVIAVGEDCILLVECKSSEKHAKAPSFKTDFEGLPLRLDGFRKTLEELFGKGKKVKYIFATRNLRLDRTSADVVRLLSTGSFFYNDNTYNYINSLIKHYKNAAHYQFLALLFKGELISKDRIEVPAIEGDMGGKQYYMFSIEPHLLLKMGFILHRTKANESEMPTYQRLLQPSRLKGISKFIEGGGYFPNSVILNFSKQKNTLQFEASSRGAVTRSRFGTLKIPNAYAIAYIIDGQHRVYGYAQSDFKDTNTIPVVAFKGLTSTEQLSIFMDINENQKAVSPTLRITLEEDLYWDSERIDLRLKALRSSVIQELGSLISGPLYNKISIGEDKALLSANPFAKVLTVSGLLPIARGNKYDEESSKFTLYDIHNHNHDSEMNRARDSIVKFINLCYQFVEENFPDVFERDQYLILSNRGTYAFISLIGSLNTFEASIGNVDPKTPPEKRFEAVEKYLNVLLKGIQGLSDEDNEYLLGKLGAGAESVWFRRFQSLVNEKYPEYTPPDFVDWLERQDEELQDTGRKLGTEIERCIKNQVIGTLKALFGDNWDIEIGAIQRDCEARAREEMEKKYKDGLGRHDIPWTDMFFVTDYKKIIEKYWTKKPDPLASDFRTFDEIFSIDVGYGFNSKDEKLKWLSVFNSYRNLWAHEGTKEKRLNREEVKFLQDIHDHLLG; via the coding sequence ATGTCATTTATTGATCCCCTAGAAGCAGCCGAGCTAAGAAGGAAACTTACAAATGACCCGTCTCAACTGGGCAAACTTTATGCGTCAAAAAAAAGTGATTTTCACGTAAAGAATGTTGCCCACAATCTGGTTGAAGGTTTTCTTAATGAAGGATGGGAGGAATTCGGTAAACCTCTAAAAACTAAAACGAGACTTAGGAAAGCTAAAAGTCATAATGATAAGTTTGAGGATGACATTTGGTGTCAGTTTTATGAACTAGGCTTTAGACATCTTAATTTCACTAATGATTTTAAGTTGCCCTTTGGAAAAGATCCTCTAGAGAAAAAACAAATTGATGTCATTGCTGTCGGTGAAGATTGTATTTTGCTGGTTGAGTGTAAATCCAGCGAAAAGCATGCAAAGGCACCATCCTTTAAAACAGATTTTGAGGGACTTCCTCTCCGGTTGGACGGGTTTAGGAAGACGTTAGAAGAGTTATTTGGTAAAGGTAAGAAGGTTAAATATATCTTCGCAACGAGAAACTTGAGGCTCGACCGTACAAGTGCTGATGTTGTAAGATTGCTATCTACGGGGTCTTTCTTTTACAACGATAATACATACAATTACATTAATAGCTTAATCAAGCATTATAAAAACGCAGCTCATTACCAATTTCTAGCTTTACTTTTTAAGGGAGAGTTAATTAGTAAGGACAGAATTGAAGTTCCTGCAATAGAAGGGGATATGGGAGGAAAGCAGTATTATATGTTTTCTATTGAACCCCACCTCTTATTAAAAATGGGCTTTATCCTTCATAGGACAAAAGCAAATGAGAGTGAAATGCCTACATACCAAAGGCTGTTGCAACCAAGTAGGCTAAAGGGCATCTCAAAATTTATCGAAGGTGGGGGATACTTTCCTAATTCAGTAATTCTTAATTTTAGTAAGCAAAAAAACACATTGCAGTTTGAAGCGTCCTCCAGAGGTGCTGTTACTCGTTCTCGTTTTGGCACACTGAAAATACCGAATGCTTATGCAATTGCATATATTATTGACGGCCAACATCGTGTGTATGGCTATGCTCAGTCAGACTTTAAAGACACGAATACTATTCCTGTAGTTGCATTTAAGGGGCTTACTTCGACTGAACAGTTATCTATTTTTATGGATATAAACGAGAATCAAAAAGCTGTAAGTCCCACGCTTAGAATTACTCTTGAAGAAGATTTGTATTGGGATTCTGAGAGGATTGATTTGAGGTTGAAAGCTCTCAGATCTTCAGTAATACAAGAGCTCGGTAGTTTGATAAGCGGTCCGTTATATAACAAAATATCTATTGGAGAGGATAAGGCTCTACTTTCCGCCAATCCCTTTGCTAAAGTTCTTACCGTATCTGGATTATTACCTATTGCTAGAGGCAATAAATATGACGAGGAAAGTTCTAAGTTTACTTTGTATGACATCCACAACCATAATCACGATTCTGAAATGAACCGTGCTAGAGATAGCATCGTTAAGTTTATTAATCTATGTTACCAATTCGTTGAAGAAAATTTCCCTGATGTATTTGAGCGCGATCAATACCTTATCCTCTCTAATAGAGGAACGTATGCCTTTATAAGTTTAATAGGAAGTTTAAATACCTTTGAGGCAAGTATTGGCAATGTAGATCCAAAGACGCCTCCTGAAAAAAGATTTGAAGCAGTAGAAAAATATTTAAACGTTCTACTGAAGGGCATACAAGGCTTATCTGATGAAGATAATGAATATTTATTGGGGAAGTTGGGTGCCGGTGCAGAAAGCGTATGGTTTAGACGTTTTCAAAGCTTAGTAAATGAAAAATACCCAGAATATACGCCTCCAGATTTTGTTGATTGGTTAGAGAGGCAAGATGAAGAATTACAAGATACTGGCCGTAAGTTAGGCACAGAAATCGAAAGATGTATTAAAAATCAAGTTATTGGAACATTAAAAGCATTATTCGGGGATAATTGGGATATCGAAATTGGTGCTATTCAACGTGATTGTGAAGCTAGGGCTAGAGAGGAAATGGAAAAGAAATATAAGGATGGTTTAGGTAGGCATGATATTCCATGGACTGATATGTTTTTTGTAACTGATTACAAGAAAATTATTGAAAAATATTGGACTAAAAAACCAGACCCCTTGGCCTCTGATTTCAGGACTTTCGATGAGATATTTTCTATAGATGTTGGGTATGGGTTTAATAGCAAAGATGAGAAACTTAAATGGCTCTCGGTTTTTAACTCTTATAGAAATCTTTGGGCGCATGAAGGAACAAAGGAAAAAAGGTTAAATCGAGAAGAAGTAAAATTTTTACAAGATATACATGATCACTTACTTGGGTAA